The Spea bombifrons isolate aSpeBom1 chromosome 4, aSpeBom1.2.pri, whole genome shotgun sequence genome segment TGAAATGTTCAACTCATCAGCAAGAATGTTACCAGATTACAGGGGCAAAACTATTAACCCAAATAGATGGTTATGGACCATTCACCAAGTTATACTGTTGTTAAGTACCGCAGGTCTGATCCAGCTCAGTCACAACAACCCCATTTTGTACATCTGGCTTTAAAAGTATTTCAAtatcttcttgtttttattcCTAAAACTCCCAATAGGACTAGGACtgaactcaaagggttaaggtaTTCATTTTGATTACAGCTCACTTAGGGACAGATTAAATAAGCAATTACATTAGCTACCTTGCAGTTCATTAATTTGATTGAGCCGTAATAGATGCATTCACATTGCTTTGAGAAATGCCCCAGCGTTTATACAGAATAGTAATTCCAACTGCACTCCGTGGCAGATGGGCTTATCATGATCTCTCCTGCAATGATTGAATAGTTAAAGTGAAACTGTCACCTAAACAGCATGCAACAGAACTTGGAAAAGGAATGGTGCTTCATTCATGCTAAATGCAATGTATTAGAGTTCCTCACTATGAAACATTCATTCATTAGGTAATCAACATGACATGTCTGCTATTCGCCCCTATACATAATTTTGAAGGAGGTCTCTTTATGCAGGAAAACACTTCGTCTGCAAAGATTATTTGAAAATGCCCTTTTTTCCCAGGACCAGGATGGAAAATCTACGTCGTATACAAACTACAGATGAAGAAGATGGAAAACATGTGCCTTTCAAAGACCTTACTCCAGATGTGGTATATATGAAAGTGAAAGAAGGTAGCAAAATCCGCAATCTCATTGGCTATGCAATGGCTCACATGGGATCAAAGAGTTCGGGACAGATAGTCTTCAGCGCCTATGGTCGGGCAGTGACTAAGGCTATTACTTGTGTAGAAATACTGAAGAGGCAAGTTGGAGGACTTCATCAGGTCACCAAGTTGCAGTATAAGTTCCTGCAAGAGGTCTGGGAGCAGAAGGGACCAAATGTCAAAAACCCAGCACCATGCCTCACTGTACATAAGAGTTATCCTTCTATTTCTATACTCCTGTCCAAAGTACCACTTGATCCCCAGGAAGATGGGTATCAACCACCTCAGCCTATACCTCAAACGCAAAGTTTAAAGAAGGCCTTTGTGGATCATGACAAACATGTAAAttccaaaaggaaaaaagcacATGAAAGTGTGGAAGATGGTAATGGGTGAGACTGACTTTCAAGATGGTTTCCACACTAATACATCAAGAGAAACCATGGCGTAATCTCTGTGAATGAGCATCATCTACTTCAAAATCTTGTACAACAAGTCACATTGGCATGCATGGAAAGGAAACATGTGGCATCATAAGTTATTGCAGCCATAATTCCCTCTTAGTTTTGGACTAGTCAGTTGTCTCATTGACTGGTGAGATACATTTTTGGACTTGGATATGATGTAACTGACTCTATACTGGTCACACAAGTCACCATTAATAACATATAGACATGTCTAAGGCAATGCTCCTGTGGTTGCACTTTGTGCCACGTAACTTTTTGGTGATGCAGGTGAAAATGTCTGTGTTTCTTGTACTGTGTATGTCTTTAGTGAGCACCGGATGAGTCTAAGACGGTACccgataaaaataaattaactagGATATACCTAAATAGGCAAAATGACCCATAATCACTATTTGCTAGTTCATGCCGTGGTGGGTTTATGTGTATTGTTTGTAGGGTCTTGGTGCAATTTTGGATACCTAGACACTAGTGAAGAGTCCTCATCCTGATTTGTTAGGAAGACTAAATACAATTTTTTGTAAAGTCCATGCATTACAAATTTGATGGTAAAGCTTAAGTCATGTTGGAACtgattttttcacatttctggatctaagatatatgtatatatactataatctCACACTAAAACTCAAATGACTATAATATTAGGAGGGCACCTACTAAACTGACTGCAAATCTAAATGATCTCTGAATTATTGTATAATTTGAAGATGCGGGTAAAATGTCTCCTGAAAAAGATAATTCTGctgaaaaaatgcttttatgtgaatgaaaaataattttcttcctAGTTTTCATATACTAAAATGTTAAAGTATATATCTGTAAAATTATTTCTGGGGCCTGATAGGTAATGAATACAAGTACTGATGCTTTCCTCAGATAATGTACTTTAACACAGATATACCGTAATACATTTCAAACAAAGGTGTATCACAAAATGCCAGGTACCTTGAAGACCTGTCTGAGGAAGCCCCCTGTTGTTCTACCCACAAGCATACCCTAAGCACAGCAAGCCCAGACTAAACATTGTGCCACCAAGCACATCATCCCCAAACACTTTGCAAACAAATAATCTCCAAATAAAATACTAGACTCGTTATATTTGTAAACCTTATTGCTTACTATACTATGTCAAATGCCAGATGCTTGTTAATTTTGAAGGTCTGACAAAAAGAGATGATCATCACTGTTGTTGAAGGCATCTTGTCCATAAAGTTGTTCTGAGTCTGGAAGCACTGATTGCTTTTTATTCTGGTACATATTATGTCTCAGTTGTGGAGACATTATGTAAAATCTGGCCGCCAACAAGTTTCTAGGAAATTCTCAATTCTACAGGGCACCTTCGGCAGTAATAAGCTGTACAATGGTCCAATGGCAAACATGCTCTAGGTGGCCCTAACATGTGTGACCTAGCAGAGGAGCATGGAATTCTATGGTGGTGTTGTCACTTATGTTCTTTTCATGGCTGCATACTAACGAGACCGATTTTCCTTTAAGAAATACAATATGTTACTGGGCCAGTCTGTTAGACAAATATAATCTGCTGA includes the following:
- the RPP25 gene encoding ribonuclease P protein subunit p25, translated to MENLRRIQTTDEEDGKHVPFKDLTPDVVYMKVKEGSKIRNLIGYAMAHMGSKSSGQIVFSAYGRAVTKAITCVEILKRQVGGLHQVTKLQYKFLQEVWEQKGPNVKNPAPCLTVHKSYPSISILLSKVPLDPQEDGYQPPQPIPQTQSLKKAFVDHDKHVNSKRKKAHESVEDGNG